In Kitasatospora gansuensis, a genomic segment contains:
- a CDS encoding PKD domain-containing protein yields the protein MVLSQKSGERTDVAPRGQSAPSGSYLSVGLYATTPSAHSVELRTLVSILGSAEVDATIAWGDGTTDTFSATVLGYPSDIRYTKHTYPAVGSYDVKVTVKDTAQGLEAVNEVRVVTSGSEFTPHQPTRLLDTREGIGTAKAKVAGRSSVALKVAGAAQIPAGVSVVVLNVTVTNTTAAGFVSVQAEKDFAERAETSNLNYVAGQSVPNLVVVTVGEGGYVHLFNGGGEAVDLVSDVTGFFTPAPASGYRALPSVRAVDTREGLGTARGPVPGRISFDTEIAGRHGVPRGVTAVALNLTVTAPQAAGYLTVYPSGQAVPSTSSLNFTAGQSVANAVIVPVGPDGKISVLNGSGRAADVVVDVVGYYTPDSRSAFVSAWVPFRIVDSRKDSWGRKAGQLPARSFFAMRLEGDTTNPRVDGWVLNTTVTNTTGPGFLSVTPDPNFWSDYESGTPATPPPPASSTLNWTAGAAVPNVAQTPGGKGGIVDIWNQGGQSIDFIVDLLGLYQTV from the coding sequence ATGGTGCTGTCGCAGAAGTCCGGCGAGCGCACCGACGTAGCGCCGCGGGGGCAGAGTGCGCCGAGCGGCTCGTACCTCTCGGTGGGTCTGTACGCCACGACTCCGAGCGCGCACTCGGTCGAGCTGCGGACCCTCGTCAGCATCCTCGGCAGCGCCGAGGTCGACGCCACCATCGCCTGGGGCGACGGGACCACGGACACCTTCTCCGCCACCGTCCTCGGCTATCCCTCGGACATCCGTTACACCAAGCACACGTACCCTGCGGTCGGCTCGTACGACGTCAAGGTCACGGTGAAGGACACCGCGCAGGGCCTGGAGGCCGTGAACGAGGTCAGGGTCGTCACCTCGGGCTCCGAGTTCACCCCGCACCAGCCGACCCGTCTGCTGGACACGCGCGAGGGCATCGGCACGGCCAAGGCCAAGGTCGCCGGGCGCAGTTCGGTCGCTCTGAAGGTCGCGGGTGCGGCGCAGATCCCGGCCGGGGTATCCGTCGTGGTCCTCAACGTCACCGTCACCAACACCACGGCAGCCGGCTTCGTCTCGGTGCAGGCCGAGAAGGACTTCGCCGAGCGCGCCGAGACGTCGAACCTGAACTACGTGGCCGGTCAGAGCGTCCCGAACCTGGTGGTCGTGACAGTCGGCGAGGGTGGCTACGTACATCTGTTCAACGGCGGCGGGGAGGCAGTCGACCTGGTCTCCGACGTCACCGGCTTCTTCACCCCCGCACCGGCCAGCGGCTACCGGGCGCTGCCGTCCGTGCGCGCCGTCGACACCCGCGAGGGCCTGGGGACGGCCCGGGGCCCGGTCCCCGGCCGGATCAGCTTCGACACCGAGATAGCCGGGCGCCACGGCGTACCGAGGGGCGTCACCGCCGTGGCGCTCAACCTAACGGTCACCGCCCCGCAGGCGGCCGGCTACCTGACCGTCTACCCCAGCGGACAGGCGGTGCCGTCCACCTCCAGCCTGAACTTCACCGCTGGTCAGTCGGTCGCCAACGCGGTGATCGTGCCGGTCGGACCGGACGGGAAAATCTCCGTGCTCAACGGCAGCGGGCGGGCGGCCGACGTGGTCGTCGACGTGGTCGGCTACTACACCCCCGACAGCCGTTCCGCCTTCGTGTCGGCCTGGGTACCGTTCCGGATCGTCGACAGCCGCAAGGACAGCTGGGGCCGCAAGGCCGGTCAGCTGCCGGCCCGCAGCTTTTTTGCGATGCGGCTGGAGGGTGACACCACCAACCCCCGCGTCGACGGCTGGGTGCTGAACACCACGGTCACCAACACCACAGGGCCGGGCTTCCTGTCGGTCACCCCCGATCCGAACTTCTGGTCGGACTACGAGAGCGGCACCCCCGCCACCCCGCCGCCGCCCGCCTCCTCGACGCTGAACTGGACGGCGGGCGCGGCCGTCCCGAACGTCGCACAGACCCCCGGCGGCAAGGGCGGAATCGTCGACATCTGGAACCAAGGCGGGCAGAGCATCGACTTCATCGTCGACTTGCTCGGCCTCTATCAGACGGTCTGA
- a CDS encoding PLP-dependent cysteine synthase family protein, translated as MASESTDVDRTDPVYRAWLKEAVRKVQADSNRSADTHLLRFPLPEEWGIDLYLKDESTHPTGSLKHRLARSLFLYALCNGWIRPGKPVIEASSGSTAVSEAYFAKLIGVPFVAVMAKTTSQAKIDLIEFHGGECHLVDSACEVYEVSAELAEQTGGHYMDQFTYAERATDWRGNNNIAESVFAQLRLEPHPEPAWIVATAGTGGTSATIARYVHYMQHDTRICVADPENSCFFEGWVDHNPDATCDRGSRIEGIGRPRMEPSFVPGAIDRMMKVPDAASIAAMRVLERVLGKTAGASTGTGLWSALRIVAEMRAAGERGSVVTLICDPGDRYLDKYYSDDWLAGQGIDIAPYEVELERFLKGEGGLS; from the coding sequence ATGGCCAGCGAGAGCACCGATGTGGACCGTACCGACCCGGTGTACCGGGCGTGGCTCAAGGAGGCGGTGCGCAAGGTGCAGGCCGACTCGAACCGGTCGGCCGACACGCATCTGCTGCGCTTCCCGCTGCCGGAGGAGTGGGGGATCGACCTCTACCTGAAGGACGAGTCGACGCATCCGACCGGGAGCCTGAAGCACCGGCTGGCCCGGTCGCTGTTCCTGTACGCGCTGTGCAACGGGTGGATCCGGCCGGGGAAGCCGGTGATCGAGGCGTCCAGTGGGTCGACGGCGGTGTCGGAGGCGTACTTCGCCAAGCTGATCGGGGTGCCGTTCGTCGCGGTGATGGCGAAGACCACCAGCCAGGCCAAGATCGACCTGATCGAGTTCCATGGCGGCGAGTGTCACCTGGTCGACAGTGCCTGTGAGGTCTACGAGGTCTCGGCGGAGCTGGCCGAGCAGACCGGCGGGCACTACATGGACCAGTTCACGTACGCGGAGCGGGCCACCGACTGGCGGGGGAACAACAACATCGCCGAGTCGGTCTTCGCGCAGCTGCGGCTGGAGCCGCACCCGGAGCCGGCCTGGATCGTCGCCACCGCGGGGACGGGCGGCACCTCGGCCACCATCGCGCGGTACGTGCACTACATGCAGCACGACACCCGGATCTGCGTCGCCGACCCGGAGAACTCCTGCTTCTTCGAGGGCTGGGTCGACCACAACCCGGACGCCACCTGTGACCGCGGGTCCCGGATCGAGGGGATCGGGCGGCCGCGGATGGAGCCGAGCTTCGTGCCCGGGGCGATCGACCGGATGATGAAGGTGCCTGACGCCGCGTCGATCGCCGCGATGCGGGTGCTGGAGCGGGTGCTCGGGAAGACGGCCGGGGCGTCGACCGGGACGGGGCTGTGGAGCGCGCTGCGGATCGTCGCCGAGATGCGGGCCGCCGGGGAGCGCGGCAGCGTGGTGACGCTGATCTGCGACCCGGGCGACCGCTACCTGGACAAGTACTACTCGGACGACTGGCTGGCCGGCCAGGGGATCGACATCGCCCCGTACGAGGTGGAGCTGGAGCGCTTCCTCAAGGGCGAGGGCGGGCTGAGCTGA
- a CDS encoding GNAT family N-acetyltransferase, protein MNDLLTERLILHPFTPEEAGRVAAGEPGPTDVWAPGYPTEGERTGARIFLNGCQDGNDPHPFGNFEIRRREDGAAIGGIGFHGGPDENGAVEVGYGLAEAVRGQGYATEAVLGVLAHARSAGALVFRAETTVDNPASQGVLRKAGLALVRTEGESLHYELPL, encoded by the coding sequence ATGAATGATCTTCTGACCGAACGCCTGATCCTGCACCCCTTCACCCCCGAGGAGGCAGGACGGGTGGCCGCCGGCGAGCCCGGCCCCACCGACGTCTGGGCCCCCGGCTACCCGACCGAGGGCGAGCGGACCGGCGCCCGGATCTTCCTGAACGGCTGTCAGGACGGCAACGACCCGCACCCGTTCGGGAACTTCGAGATCCGCCGCCGCGAGGACGGCGCCGCGATCGGCGGCATCGGCTTCCACGGCGGGCCGGACGAGAACGGTGCGGTCGAGGTCGGCTACGGCCTGGCCGAGGCCGTCCGCGGCCAGGGCTACGCCACCGAGGCGGTGCTCGGGGTGCTGGCGCACGCCAGGTCGGCCGGTGCGCTGGTTTTCCGGGCCGAGACCACGGTCGACAACCCGGCCTCCCAGGGCGTGCTGCGCAAGGCCGGGCTGGCGCTGGTCCGCACCGAGGGCGAGTCGCTGCACTACGAACTCCCGCTGTAG
- a CDS encoding DeoR/GlpR family DNA-binding transcription regulator: MSDTSNLLAEQRRALILDEVRRRGGVRVNELTQRLNVSDMTIRRDLDALARTGAVEKVHGGAVAPGAPLAHEPGFEAKSSLEPSAKHQIARTAAALVTPGSAIALSGGTTTYALAQQLLEIDRLTVVTNSVPVSEVFERARRQGTGAATTVILTGGVRTPSDALVGPVADRAIRSLRFDLLFLGAHGLSAEAGLSTPNLAEAETNRALIESARRTVVVADHTKWGVVALSTIAPLAAVDSWVTDPGIPAAAAAEARTQLRELLIAD, from the coding sequence ATGTCCGACACCAGCAACCTGCTGGCCGAGCAGCGCCGGGCGCTGATCCTCGACGAGGTCCGGCGGCGCGGCGGGGTCCGGGTCAACGAACTGACCCAGCGACTGAACGTGTCCGACATGACGATCCGTCGGGACCTGGACGCGCTGGCCAGGACCGGCGCGGTGGAGAAGGTGCACGGCGGCGCGGTCGCGCCCGGTGCCCCGCTGGCCCACGAGCCGGGTTTCGAGGCCAAGTCCTCGCTCGAACCCTCCGCCAAGCACCAGATCGCCCGGACCGCCGCCGCCCTGGTCACCCCCGGCAGCGCGATCGCGCTCTCCGGCGGGACCACCACGTACGCGCTGGCCCAGCAGCTGCTGGAGATCGACCGGCTGACCGTGGTGACCAACTCGGTGCCGGTCTCCGAGGTCTTCGAACGGGCCCGCCGCCAGGGCACCGGCGCGGCCACCACGGTGATCCTCACCGGTGGCGTCCGCACCCCCTCCGACGCCCTGGTCGGTCCGGTCGCCGACCGGGCGATCCGTTCACTCCGCTTCGACCTGCTCTTCCTCGGCGCCCACGGCCTCTCCGCCGAAGCCGGACTGAGCACCCCCAACCTGGCCGAGGCCGAGACCAACCGCGCGCTGATCGAGTCGGCCCGCCGCACCGTGGTGGTCGCCGACCACACCAAGTGGGGCGTGGTGGCGCTCTCCACCATCGCCCCACTCGCCGCCGTGGACAGCTGGGTCACCGACCCGGGCATCCCGGCCGCGGCCGCCGCCGAGGCCCGTACGCAGCTGCGCGAGCTGCTGATCGCGGACTGA
- a CDS encoding right-handed parallel beta-helix repeat-containing protein, which produces MAEHRVRVTQDSASRWRRRAGEYETLAEALAAAEPGDTLTLRAGTFRENVVLDKAVVLRPADGPGSVRINPAGGVPLTVTAAAQVHGLVIEGGESTAPAVLITGPDATAELTGCRVETRAAVGVELTDRAEAVLRGCTVLNPSGLGVRLRSGAALLAEDTELAASAQAGLAVLDGASARLTNCRVHHAGGAGVLLAEQGSTAELTGCEIYEIRGSGVQAESQASGRLTDCEIHRVTGNGLTLDTGAELTLTGCRVHDLPENAADLRRGSRLRLEQTTLQDFGRGALSVWEPGTHAEAVASEIHSSSSDFPAVWVCAGAELTLTDCSLHDLRDALSVLDQGSRVTATDCSFSRIGSSAVSVSGGATVALADCRIQEAGTGLWFRDHGSGGRLTGCEISEVSTGVIVTKGADPELSDCTVRGAAEAAVYVFAQGRGSFTDCRVSHGKGFGFYVLDGCRTALTRCRAEQNEQAGFEFSEPGPVTEGCVSDDVAPAAPELPAPRTAQLTTAAAPVAATIAPIPDCRPADEALAELESLIGLATVKQEVRTLIDLISVGRRRRQAGLKAPSLRRHLVFTGSPGTGKTTVARLYGEILASLGVLQQGHLVEVARVDLVGEHIGSTAIRTQAAFDKARGGVLFIDEAYALAPEDGARDFGREAIDTLVKLMEDHRDEVVVIVAGYTVEMERFLSANPGVSSRFSRTVTFPDYTAAELLEIARSQCAEHEYALAGATEGALLEHFAGLERGPGFGNGRTARQVFETMVERHAMRVAQLADPSTEELQLLVPADLPVPPPRSGAAALPGVTI; this is translated from the coding sequence ATGGCTGAGCACAGGGTCCGGGTCACGCAGGACAGCGCCTCGCGCTGGCGGCGCCGGGCGGGCGAGTACGAGACCCTGGCCGAGGCGCTCGCCGCCGCCGAGCCGGGCGACACGCTGACCCTGCGCGCGGGCACCTTCCGGGAGAACGTGGTCCTGGACAAGGCCGTCGTGCTCCGCCCCGCCGACGGCCCGGGCAGCGTCCGGATCAACCCGGCCGGCGGCGTCCCGCTCACCGTCACCGCCGCCGCCCAGGTGCACGGCCTGGTGATCGAGGGCGGCGAGTCCACCGCCCCGGCGGTCCTGATCACCGGCCCGGACGCCACCGCCGAGCTCACCGGCTGCCGGGTGGAGACCCGGGCCGCCGTCGGCGTCGAACTCACCGACCGCGCCGAGGCGGTGCTGCGCGGCTGCACCGTGCTCAACCCGAGCGGCCTCGGCGTACGGCTGCGCTCCGGCGCCGCGCTGCTCGCCGAGGACACCGAACTGGCCGCCTCCGCCCAGGCCGGTCTGGCCGTACTGGACGGCGCCAGCGCCCGGCTGACCAACTGCCGGGTGCACCACGCGGGCGGCGCCGGGGTGCTGCTCGCCGAGCAGGGCAGCACCGCCGAGCTGACCGGCTGTGAGATCTACGAGATCCGCGGCAGCGGCGTCCAGGCCGAGTCCCAGGCGAGCGGCCGGCTGACCGACTGTGAGATCCACCGGGTCACCGGCAACGGCCTCACCCTGGACACCGGCGCCGAGCTGACCCTGACCGGCTGCCGGGTGCACGACCTGCCGGAGAACGCCGCCGACCTGCGCCGGGGCTCCCGGCTGCGCCTGGAGCAGACCACCCTGCAGGACTTCGGCCGGGGCGCGCTCTCGGTCTGGGAGCCCGGCACCCACGCCGAGGCAGTGGCCAGCGAGATCCACTCCAGCAGCAGCGACTTCCCCGCCGTCTGGGTCTGCGCCGGAGCCGAACTCACCCTCACCGACTGCTCGCTGCACGACCTGCGGGACGCCCTCTCGGTGCTCGACCAGGGCTCCCGGGTGACCGCCACGGACTGCTCGTTCAGCCGGATCGGCAGCTCGGCGGTCTCGGTCAGCGGCGGCGCCACGGTGGCCCTGGCCGACTGCCGGATCCAGGAGGCCGGCACCGGGCTCTGGTTCCGCGACCACGGCAGCGGCGGGCGGCTGACCGGCTGTGAGATCTCCGAGGTGAGCACCGGGGTGATCGTCACCAAGGGCGCCGACCCCGAGCTCTCCGACTGCACGGTGCGCGGCGCGGCCGAGGCCGCCGTCTACGTCTTCGCCCAGGGCCGGGGCAGTTTCACCGACTGCCGGGTCTCGCACGGCAAGGGCTTCGGCTTCTACGTGCTGGACGGCTGCCGCACCGCGCTGACCCGCTGCCGGGCCGAGCAGAACGAGCAGGCGGGCTTCGAGTTCTCCGAGCCGGGCCCGGTCACCGAGGGCTGCGTCTCCGACGACGTGGCCCCGGCCGCGCCGGAGCTGCCCGCCCCCAGGACCGCCCAACTCACCACCGCCGCCGCCCCGGTGGCCGCCACGATCGCCCCGATCCCGGACTGCCGCCCGGCCGACGAGGCGCTGGCCGAGCTGGAGTCGCTGATCGGCCTGGCCACCGTGAAGCAGGAGGTGCGCACCCTGATCGACCTGATCTCGGTCGGCCGCCGCCGCCGGCAGGCCGGGCTCAAGGCCCCCTCGCTCCGCCGCCACCTGGTCTTCACCGGCTCCCCCGGCACCGGCAAGACCACGGTGGCCCGGCTCTACGGCGAGATCCTGGCCTCGCTCGGCGTGCTCCAGCAGGGCCACCTGGTCGAGGTGGCCCGGGTCGACCTGGTCGGCGAGCACATCGGCTCCACCGCGATCCGCACCCAGGCCGCCTTCGACAAGGCCAGGGGCGGGGTGCTGTTCATCGACGAGGCGTACGCGCTGGCGCCCGAGGACGGTGCCAGGGACTTCGGCCGGGAGGCGATCGACACCCTGGTCAAGCTGATGGAGGACCACCGGGACGAGGTGGTGGTGATCGTGGCCGGGTACACGGTCGAGATGGAGCGCTTCCTGAGCGCCAACCCCGGGGTGTCCTCCCGGTTCTCCCGCACCGTCACCTTCCCGGACTACACCGCCGCCGAGCTGCTGGAGATCGCCCGATCGCAGTGCGCCGAGCACGAGTACGCCCTCGCCGGGGCGACCGAGGGCGCCCTGCTGGAGCACTTCGCCGGGCTGGAGCGCGGCCCGGGCTTCGGCAACGGCCGGACCGCGCGGCAGGTCTTCGAGACCATGGTGGAGCGGCACGCGATGCGGGTGGCCCAGCTGGCCGACCCGTCCACCGAGGAGCTCCAGCTGCTGGTGCCCGCCGATCTGCCGGTGCCCCCGCCCCGGAGCGGTGCGGCTGCCCTTCCCGGTGTGACGATCTGA
- a CDS encoding MOSC domain-containing protein, with protein sequence MPQLTGLYIYPIKSVYRLSPESAQVEPWGLLGDRRWMLVDESGRAVTQREEPALGQFRVLPSPDGSLAITAPDGDRLEVAAPSTADGDPEVKAEVFGDFFTTALAAPEVNDWFAGYFPGVRLVHLDDPLSRPVDPEHAGPGDTVTMADGYPLLLTTTGSLDELNARIAEDHPDDEQKAAALPMERFRPNLVVDGTAAWAEDNWRRVRIGELTFRVAGPCGRCLVTTTDQETGVRRGPEPLRALGRHHKIGQKLVFGQNLIPERPEGFRGLLGTLHLGDELTVLE encoded by the coding sequence ATGCCACAGCTCACGGGTCTGTACATCTACCCCATCAAGTCCGTCTACCGGCTGAGCCCGGAGAGTGCCCAGGTCGAGCCCTGGGGACTGCTCGGCGACCGGCGCTGGATGCTGGTGGACGAGAGCGGCCGGGCGGTCACCCAGCGCGAAGAACCCGCCCTCGGCCAGTTCCGGGTGCTGCCCTCCCCGGACGGCTCGCTGGCGATCACCGCGCCCGACGGCGACCGGCTGGAGGTGGCCGCGCCCTCCACCGCCGACGGCGACCCCGAGGTCAAGGCCGAGGTGTTCGGCGATTTCTTCACCACCGCGCTGGCCGCCCCCGAGGTCAACGACTGGTTCGCCGGCTACTTCCCCGGCGTCCGGCTGGTGCACCTGGACGACCCGCTGAGCCGGCCGGTCGACCCCGAGCACGCGGGCCCCGGCGACACCGTGACGATGGCCGACGGCTACCCCCTGCTGCTCACCACCACCGGCTCGCTCGACGAGCTGAACGCCCGGATCGCCGAGGACCACCCGGACGACGAGCAGAAGGCGGCCGCCCTCCCGATGGAGCGGTTCCGCCCCAACCTGGTGGTCGACGGCACCGCCGCCTGGGCCGAGGACAACTGGCGCCGGGTCAGGATCGGCGAGCTGACCTTCCGGGTGGCCGGGCCCTGCGGCCGCTGCCTGGTCACCACCACCGACCAGGAGACCGGCGTCCGCCGCGGCCCCGAGCCGCTCCGCGCGCTCGGCCGCCACCACAAGATCGGCCAGAAGCTGGTCTTCGGTCAGAACCTGATCCCCGAGCGCCCCGAAGGCTTCAGGGGCCTGCTCGGCACCCTGCACCTCGGCGACGAACTGACCGTCCTGGAGTAG
- a CDS encoding DUF6643 family protein has product MTSPRSYDGVGYPSPSFSSGTPIYDSLVAERGVPQIAPINVPAALPPATGGYGYGSNYGSGYGTTGFDSPASNLPALPPARLALSPGPSSAAPATQYIPAQQYAAAPQPPVPGYGGQQQPYLPPQRPAAPGPGFQQYQQAGQAFGAQGYATAPNFAPQGGYQGAPQGFNGQSAQGYQDQSFGGNQLRPAAPVAPVRPVQQPRPQYAEQGQYPQPGFQGNAY; this is encoded by the coding sequence ATGACCTCGCCCCGCTCCTACGACGGAGTCGGCTACCCCTCTCCGTCCTTCAGCTCCGGCACGCCCATCTACGACAGCTTGGTCGCAGAGCGCGGTGTCCCGCAGATCGCCCCCATCAATGTGCCCGCCGCCCTTCCGCCCGCCACCGGCGGATACGGCTACGGCTCCAACTACGGTTCCGGGTACGGGACTACGGGCTTCGACAGCCCCGCGAGCAACCTGCCCGCGCTGCCGCCGGCCCGGCTCGCACTGAGCCCCGGCCCGAGCAGTGCCGCCCCCGCCACCCAGTACATCCCGGCCCAGCAGTACGCCGCCGCCCCGCAGCCGCCGGTCCCCGGCTACGGCGGTCAGCAGCAGCCGTACCTGCCGCCGCAGCGCCCCGCCGCACCCGGCCCCGGCTTCCAGCAGTACCAGCAGGCCGGCCAGGCCTTCGGTGCGCAGGGCTACGCCACCGCCCCGAACTTCGCCCCGCAGGGCGGCTACCAGGGCGCGCCGCAGGGCTTCAACGGCCAGTCCGCGCAGGGCTACCAGGACCAGAGCTTCGGCGGCAACCAGCTCCGCCCGGCCGCTCCGGTGGCCCCGGTCCGCCCGGTCCAGCAGCCCCGCCCGCAGTACGCCGAGCAGGGCCAGTACCCGCAGCCCGGCTTCCAGGGGAACGCCTACTGA
- the mscL gene encoding large conductance mechanosensitive channel protein MscL: MFKGFRSFLLRGNVVDLAVGIVIGAAFTAVVTGFVTAFLTPLLGVATGAVGDYSKRSFEIGGTSFPYGAFLNALISFILISAVIYFAVVLPVGRLQARFEPIKDVPVAKTDCPDCLSSIPAAAVRCSHCTSELAGRPGFPAQALASR, from the coding sequence GTGTTCAAGGGATTCCGCAGCTTCCTGCTGCGCGGAAACGTCGTGGACCTCGCGGTCGGTATCGTGATCGGCGCGGCCTTCACCGCCGTCGTGACCGGCTTCGTCACGGCCTTCCTCACCCCGCTGCTCGGTGTCGCCACCGGCGCGGTCGGCGACTACAGCAAGCGCTCCTTCGAGATCGGCGGCACCAGCTTCCCGTACGGCGCGTTCCTGAACGCCCTGATCAGCTTCATCCTGATCAGCGCGGTGATCTACTTCGCCGTGGTGCTCCCGGTCGGCCGGCTGCAGGCGCGGTTCGAGCCGATCAAGGACGTCCCGGTGGCCAAGACCGACTGCCCGGACTGCCTGAGCTCGATTCCGGCCGCCGCCGTGCGCTGCTCGCACTGCACCTCGGAGCTGGCCGGCCGCCCCGGCTTCCCGGCCCAGGCGCTCGCCTCCCGCTAG
- a CDS encoding DegT/DnrJ/EryC1/StrS family aminotransferase, with protein sequence MTSTDASSPAFLGGTPAFPEGLPLTRVQVPDRAGLLERLGAVLDSGMLTNGRTVAELEQRAAELLDVPHVVAVSNCTAGLMLVLQAAGVGGGRPVLMPGFTFSATAHAAHWAGGTPLFAEAREADITLDPADAEARLKAAENPAALMATHVYGTPCQTEELQRIADSAGLPLVYDSAHGFGSSRKGVPVGNFGLAEVFSMSPTKVAVAGEGGLVATRDAALAQTLRHGRDYGNPGDYNTLFPGLNARMSELHAAVGLTWLAGLPERVAHRGELVAEFARATAGLPGLRLALPEEGDVSTFKDLTLILDAEVFGLTADELGRALKAEGIDTRRYFHPPVQRQQAYAHLGQAEALPVTDRLAAAVLTVPLWTQMDAATVRRTAAAVVRIQAYAERLRAAGL encoded by the coding sequence ATGACTTCCACTGATGCTTCTTCGCCCGCCTTCCTCGGCGGCACGCCCGCCTTCCCCGAAGGACTGCCGCTGACCCGGGTTCAGGTACCGGACCGGGCCGGCCTGCTGGAGCGGCTCGGCGCCGTGCTGGACAGCGGCATGCTGACCAACGGCCGGACGGTGGCCGAGCTCGAGCAGCGGGCCGCCGAACTGCTGGACGTGCCGCACGTGGTGGCGGTGTCCAACTGCACCGCCGGACTGATGCTGGTGCTGCAGGCCGCCGGGGTGGGCGGGGGCCGGCCGGTGCTGATGCCGGGCTTCACCTTCTCGGCCACCGCGCACGCGGCGCACTGGGCGGGCGGCACCCCGCTGTTCGCCGAGGCCAGGGAAGCGGACATCACGCTGGACCCGGCGGACGCCGAGGCCCGGCTGAAGGCGGCCGAGAACCCGGCCGCGCTGATGGCCACCCACGTCTACGGCACCCCCTGCCAGACCGAGGAGCTGCAGCGGATCGCCGACTCGGCCGGGCTGCCGCTGGTCTACGACTCCGCGCACGGCTTCGGCTCCAGCCGCAAGGGCGTGCCGGTGGGCAACTTCGGCCTGGCCGAGGTGTTCAGCATGAGCCCGACCAAGGTCGCGGTGGCGGGCGAGGGCGGCCTGGTCGCCACCCGGGACGCGGCGCTCGCGCAGACCCTGCGGCACGGCCGGGACTACGGCAACCCCGGTGACTACAACACTCTCTTCCCCGGTCTGAACGCCCGGATGAGCGAGCTGCACGCGGCGGTCGGGCTGACCTGGCTGGCCGGGCTGCCCGAGCGGGTGGCCCACCGGGGCGAGCTGGTGGCCGAGTTCGCCCGGGCCACCGCGGGTCTGCCCGGCCTGCGGCTGGCACTGCCCGAGGAGGGCGACGTCTCCACCTTCAAGGACCTGACCCTGATCCTGGACGCCGAGGTCTTCGGCCTCACCGCGGACGAGCTGGGCCGGGCGCTGAAGGCGGAGGGCATCGACACCCGGCGCTACTTCCACCCGCCGGTGCAGCGTCAGCAGGCGTACGCCCACCTCGGCCAGGCCGAGGCGCTGCCGGTCACCGACCGGCTGGCCGCCGCCGTGCTCACCGTTCCGCTGTGGACCCAGATGGACGCCGCGACCGTGCGCAGGACCGCCGCGGCGGTGGTCCGGATCCAGGCGTATGCGGAGCGCCTGCGCGCCGCCGGGCTCTGA
- a CDS encoding GNAT family N-acetyltransferase, translating into MSASPEQVRDEAAELTFRPLAPADTPAVLDLLTASLAGGPTGTRTAEFFDWKHRRNPFGASPGLVAVTPAGRIVGVRLFLRWEWQRAGQVLRAVRPVDTATHPDFQGRGIFRRLTTDLLEQVAPETELVFNTPNGNSLPGYLRMGWQDLGQVPVTLRVARPLSFARGARAALTRRRAAAGPVACELPTAADWFGTEPVKGLLDERAAADAPDGRIAVPRTEEFLRWRYGDAPGLDYRVITCHRGGELAGVAFGRPRRRGPLVEFTLADLIVRPGDGEAAARLLRAAARAGGDHVATHLAPGTEAARAALRVGYLRAPRTGLRLAARTPAGQPPPGRTEFRFTLGDLEVF; encoded by the coding sequence GTGAGCGCGAGCCCCGAGCAAGTCCGGGACGAAGCCGCCGAGCTGACCTTCCGTCCGCTCGCCCCGGCCGACACGCCCGCCGTGCTGGACCTGCTGACCGCCTCGCTGGCGGGCGGCCCGACCGGTACCCGGACCGCCGAGTTCTTCGACTGGAAGCACCGCCGCAACCCGTTCGGTGCCAGCCCCGGTCTGGTGGCCGTCACCCCGGCGGGCCGGATCGTCGGCGTCCGGCTGTTCCTGCGCTGGGAGTGGCAGCGCGCCGGGCAGGTGCTCCGGGCCGTCCGCCCGGTGGACACCGCCACCCACCCCGACTTCCAGGGCCGGGGCATCTTCCGCCGCCTGACCACCGACCTGCTCGAACAGGTCGCCCCTGAGACCGAGTTGGTCTTCAACACGCCGAACGGCAACAGCCTGCCCGGCTATCTGCGGATGGGCTGGCAGGACCTCGGCCAGGTCCCGGTCACGCTGCGGGTGGCCCGCCCGCTCTCGTTCGCCCGGGGCGCCCGCGCCGCGCTCACCCGGCGCCGGGCCGCGGCCGGCCCGGTGGCCTGCGAACTGCCCACCGCCGCCGACTGGTTCGGCACCGAGCCGGTCAAGGGACTGCTCGACGAGCGAGCGGCGGCGGACGCGCCGGACGGCCGGATCGCGGTGCCGCGCACCGAGGAGTTCCTGCGCTGGCGGTACGGCGACGCACCCGGCCTGGACTACCGGGTGATCACCTGTCACCGGGGCGGCGAGCTGGCCGGGGTGGCGTTCGGCCGGCCCCGGCGACGCGGGCCGCTGGTCGAGTTCACCCTGGCCGACCTGATCGTCCGCCCCGGCGACGGCGAGGCCGCGGCCCGGCTGCTCCGGGCGGCGGCCCGGGCCGGCGGCGACCACGTCGCCACCCATCTGGCCCCCGGCACCGAGGCCGCCCGGGCGGCGCTGCGGGTCGGCTACCTGCGCGCACCGCGCACCGGCCTGCGGCTGGCCGCCAGGACCCCGGCGGGCCAACCGCCGCCCGGCCGCACGGAGTTCCGCTTCACCCTCGGTGACCTGGAGGTCTTCTGA